gtattcgctcatctctaataaagacaaTTATCAGCTGATGAAAACGATCCACTGATCGTGTTGtttaagagtccatttacacaggaagattatctgacagattatctgccaaagatttgaagcaaaagacagaaacagacagatttctttttttttttttttacatccattcctggctttggcttcaaatcttgtgtaaacgcaccctaaaaattATCGTCCGTgcatcgctgtgtgtaatagtgaaAATGTAAAAGGAAAACAACAAACATtatccttacctgtccaggctccccccagtgtccgtaaaggggtactccagtgaaaatgtttctgTCTAATaaactggattcagaaagttaaatcgatttgtaatttagttttattttaaacgctccagtcttccagtacttatcagctgctgtatgtcctgcaggaagtggtgtattctttccaatctgacacagtgctctctgctgccacctctgtccatgttaggaactgtccagagcaggagaggttttctatggggatttgctgctgctctggacagttcctgacatggacagaggtggcagcagagagcactgtgtcagactggagagagacaccacttactgcaggacatacagtagctgataagtaatggaagactggggattttttaatagaagtaaattacaaatctatataactttgacaccagtagatttaaaGTACCGCTTTAAAGTTTCTGCCTGGTACCAGCAGCTGCCGCTCCCACATCTGaggcagtctctgaagtgacaggcagctcagccaatcactggccatggcaccgTCCGGTCTCTGAGcatcctgtcacttcagagagcggCTCAGAAATgtaagaggcggctgcgggaagATGCTAGGGGACACTACTGGGAGCAGGGAAAGTAAGAGGATAAAGTTTATTACATTACAGTTAaggttagtgatgtccgtgcagcccatgCTACACGAtcatcaagccatgtaatggGATGTaagtaagcgagtgctgatctagcagatcagcgctcgcttacactAGTCATCAGaacatgtaatacggccctaagtgtAGAGGAAGGGACCCTGCTTCCCAGGAACAGAGCTGAGATACATGACATTAGGCCCCTTTGTGCGGCCAATAACTGCGGCTCGCATCACCCATCTTGAATGAAGAGATCTGTGCAAATGTGGACAGGCTGCAGACAGTTACGGGTGCACGTCCATAGTCCTGTCCGTAGATGTGGGCCCGCAGCTACAGGCAGGACGGCCGGGGTGGATCAGGCCTTATAGTTACAGCCAAATAAAGGATAAAGTGACAGGACACTACTCACCTTTCTTTAATGGAGGAGCTGTACATATAGCGCAGGCAGCTGGCCCAAACCTGAGGACTGTGGACGTGTGTGATGCCGCTCAGCCAACTGTGGAGaggaaaataaatgtaaaatattccagaagtatactaataataataataaaatgtatcaAACTGCGTTAGTAtaaggatcctattagacaaagcgatttttaacgataaaggatcgcaaacgagattgtttatcgttaaactgaaattgttcaccaaattacacagaatgataatcgttactgcGACCGTTTACGCCATCTGatcaatgtggaattacactgagcgattagagaacgaatgcagaattacagtgaacaatgattttggtgtcagcaccaaatggACGATAAACGATTTCCTGTTGGTTGTTTGATCGTTGCTGTATTTACACAAAACGAATATCGTTTAAATTAGAAAGATGTAataataatcttcctgtgtaatagggtccttggGGCCATTCcggacaataatcgctttgtgcaataggtcatgttttaaatcaacaatcagccgacatgcactacGACGACCGATTGTTGATTTAAAGCTTGATTTAAATTTCCAAAAAcgatagcaacggtctgctggctatggccctgtgtaataggggaaacggcagcagaccaccactctcCCCTTTGGGACACCCAAACAATCTAAAGATCGGCCAGACGGCCCCTTCCCACCCCCACTGGATGTCTGTGtgagtaatagcacagacagggagcagggaacgaggagccagtgagcgctgatctgacaggttggtgctcactaGCTCTGacatatcgggccgtgtaataagtaACCCACCTCATAGGCTCCAAGATTCACAAACTCATGTAATGTTACCATAAACCATAGAAAAGCAAACTGCAAGCAACAATGCATATATGCAAAATCTATCCATCTTTATATAGGCTGGCTGTATCTCATGATGGCCGTCGTCTCAGGTTATCAGAAATGCAGACAAGCTGGGACATGCAGCcttaatacagatgcaaaaatgtCGTAAAACCGCATTACTGTGAGTTTTGGGAAACTTTGTGCGTCTGTAGAGACAAGCTTGAAATACAGACAAATTGGTGCCTTGCATTACAaacataatccgttccgggaccgcgcttgtaatacaaattactcttaaaccaaagcaaactttgccataaggaatcattgaaatgcagacaatttgttccacaccccaaaaattatgatttgttattctgaacaacaggtagagcagatgaaacaaacaatgagaaacagctgaatatttgatattataagttactgtacagtatagcaatcagcatgtggtgtataatgtgtagtaactagagatgagtgaaccggggttgggttcgagtccatccgaacccgaacgttcggtatttgattagctggggctgctgaacttggataaagctctaaggttgtctggaaacatggatacagccaatgactatatccttgatttccacatagccttagggctttatccaacttcagcagccaccgctaatcaaatgccgaaagttcgggttcagatcgactcaagcatgctccaggttcgctcatctctaatagtaactgtataaccctgataacacagcagcagtttgtaaatacaaaatggagctgcagatccccataatgcagtgtgtatagccgagtgtgaatgcaggcacattatagcaggaatggagaggatgggaaacacaagggctgacagactgcaggaagtatgaaggaatgagcaggatatatgtgggcacagtatagcagcactctctgtccgggaagagagaggttacagctatggagagactacctccacagtcctgtcttctgatgtaagccccagcctaaagtggatctgctatgatttggaaggtgagggagactccctgggtcagagtacagggctgtagaccccgctatgcagaccatgctcctcccccacttgccctaccacccagtacagggagctcttaaaccaaagcaatgctcttaatccaagttaccactgtactgTTTggggcacaggtgtcaaactcatgcCCCCCAACTGCTGCAAGGAAATGGTAATTTTGCAACAGTTTGACACCTATGTTCTAGAAGACAGACCAATCACTACACAACTTCCATTCTGTATCCTGACTGGGTAGAATAAGGGCAAATACTGGGCTGGTGGCATCATAAAAGCATTTTACCAAAAGACAGACTGGACAGTgagcaatagaaaaaaaaaaaatatatatatatatatatatatatatatatatatatatatatatatatatatatatatatacatacatacacacaaacttACATCCCGACAAGCGGCAGCGTGTAGGCCTTTGGATCTGATTCAAGTACGAgcagcagcttcctggtctgATCCATCGTCAAATACCTGATGAATAAGAGACGGTCACATATAAGACACTTATGTCCTACATAAATTCATAGAAGATGGAGAATCTCTCAGAAGTGCCACATTCTGAgtatttttattttgcatttgCTCTGACATAACAGCTTTAGGTTTGTTGCGTCAAAAACTGCGCCATGTGTAACCGGCCCAAACAGAAACAAAATTCAAACAgtggagatttatctgacagattactgaagccaaagccaggaacagactaaacagagaacaggtcaaaaaggaaagactgagatttctcctcttctcaaatccattcctggtctgtcagataaatgagGGTCCTTTTAAATGGAGCGATCTCCAGCCATCTGCGATCAGCCGGAGCAGCTCACCCTGCGCAGTTCACCGACATTAAAGGGCCAGCGCCTTCTAATAAATGTATAAACAGGGAGTTtacagggattatccaggatttgaaaaagcacagctactttcttgcaaaagcagcgccaccccatcttcaggttgtgtgtgatattacaatacaGCTCCATTCGTGTCAATAGAGcttagctgcaataccgcactgAGACGGAGGACAAGAGtcgcgctgtttctggaagaaagcagacgtgTTTTTATGCCTAGACGAACCCTTTACTGTAgtcactgtagtttttttttattttttttgcagaaatcaatagtccaggtgattttaagaaactttgtaattggatttattaagaAAATCTGCCGAGCTctatctgttctatggagaggggatgggggggattagtcaccagcagagaacaaagcattacacagtgggagctgagtgaaagccggtattcagaggtcagagctgacttcagaggagatagcccggtgatgtacctgtaaattaactctttgttgtcctgttttggtgcctcatctccctccacccctccatagagaacaataaagacagggggagagcttcaaactgctttttcatgataaggctatgttcacactacgtaaaactacggctgtagccctcgccgcagaactacggccgtagttttgtggtgtGCGACATAATgggaatgggatcctggccggagcgtacacacatcgtatacgctccggccaggagaccatgcggcgccggaacaaaactgacaggtcagttttctgcggccggaattcagtgaattccggccacagaaagacctgtcagttcacacagtgaagcgagcggctccgactgctcgcttcactgtgggctattgtaagctctgatgcgggcgcacgctgatgcacccgcatcagagctctgcagccggaaagatcaccgggctggtacttaagtaccgggcgagatgatccggccagagactggcctggccgggtcacggaagggctggtctcatacaacgtgtgaacatagcctaaaaatgcatttttcggcaaataattccaattacaacgtttcttaaaatcgcctgtactaaaaaaaaaatttaaacgacagtgacactaatggtacttttacattgagcgataattcgcctgatcgcacgattaacgattttgaatgaacaatgttttttttttataacgatcagcctttagacggaacgatacatcatacggaaaattcgctatgcgatcgtttaagcctatctcacacataggtgaagtcgttgaaagactgtttacactgaacgatctgcgaattttttgcgaacgatcaacgatgatttgagaacatgttgaaagatcaaaatgaacgatttcgccgtcgttcgatcgttcgctgcgtttacacgtacgattatcgttccgtgtaaaaggaccataagtctgGTGCGATATCAGCAAAATCTatatatatcaggggtagggaaccttggctgtccTGCTGTtcgcaaaactataactcccatcatgcatggacagccaaagctttagctgtcaatgcttgatgggagatgtagttttgcaacagcgggagaGCCCTTGCGATATATCCTTGTTTATACCACATTGTGCAATGTAAAGAACGTAACGACTGGATTAGTGCAGTATTTCGGTATACAATCCCGGCTCTACTACACATTTTGCTGTATCCGCAGGACAAagatgtctccccctcccccaacttCTCGAAACTTTGTTTGCACAAACGCTTCGGTGCTGTTGCATTCAatgtaaaaagaacaaaaaaaagtgtTCAGTAAATAGAAACAAACAAGTGTTTTAAAAACCCTTGAGAGCGGCGGTCAGGAGGACAAGCATCCGCCGAGGCGCGCGGGTATTATTtggattttttattaaagaacactcagaataaaaaaaaagacgcTCACCCGCATTTGTGTGTTCCTTGAAGCTGGGCAATATTATTGTGACTGCTCAGGTTCCTGGCGAGGGCGGTGGGGATAATTGGCACAGGCTTTATGGGAGTGCTCTCAAATGTATTCGCCACAGTGACGGCCGCCCAGCGAAGATCAAAGTGAAGATTGTCCATGTTCTCCGAGTAAGTGATATGAGCTCTCACAGTGAGCAATTTGGAGAGATCCAAGGCTTCTTTGCTGTGAAGATGACTCTGCAGACCCTTAAGACAAAAAAACGAGACGAGAATTCCTTTTTCATCTGCAAAACAATACAATTAAAGCTCCGCCGCGGTAATTTCCGCCTCCTTCCTCCTACTTGACATTCAGAACGGACTGGATCGGTCTTGTAGAGAGAGAATGGAACGACTCTCCAAAAAGACAAACAGTAGATCACAGCGATAGTAAGAGGATGGAAGAGCAAATATGACCCCGGACTGTAATAGAGAGAGAATTTATCACCTCATCCTGGGTATCTGTCTACAGCGAGGAGCTAAGAGACTCCCGGAGGGGGGAGATTTAGATGTATATGGcctggttcacactacatttttgcaatccgtttttttcatctgtttttgcaaaaaacggatgtatgtacgtgcatccgttttgatctgtttttccattgaattccattataatataaaaaaaaaaacacggatcaaaacggattagttttttttaacggacacaaaaatgatgtcgactacgtttttgtgtgcattaaaaaaaaacggatgttttttttttataatggaatttaatggaaaattcaaaattactaacctggtaatttcttttctttgagcccatgacggcacccctggagaggaccacctcctactcccataggacaggaaacaggatacaggaaatccctggatcatATAAAGAAGTAAACTCCCCTCCATCGCCAGTCTTTACCAAGGACCTAGGAGCGAAGCTCACaagacacacacaaaaagaaaaatatatacaaaaaatctctttttttttttttttttgtgtttataaaGAAGTTTACTTTTTCTATATCTATGTAATAAAATTatcactactattattattatccctttttctttccttttttttttttttttttttttttttttttttttgggtgggatttaggcggggtgccgtcatgggctcaaagaaaagaaattaccaggttagtaattttgaattttctcttttcgccctatgacggcacccctggagagtagaATAGGAATATAACCGCCTAGGGAGGGACCACTGCCTGCAAAACACTACGTCCAAATGTTAAGTCTTCGGTGGAAGATAGTTGTAACCTGTAGTGTCTAAAAAATGTATGTGGAGTACTCCATGTGGCTGCCCTGCAGATCTGATCAATGGAAACCGCTGCCCTCTCAGCCCACGAAGTTGCCACAGCTCTAGTGGAATGTGCCCCGAATCCAACTGGTGGTGTCATGTTCTTGACTCTATAGCATTCTCCAACTGCCTGTTTAACCCATCTGGCTATTGTTTGTGTGGAAGCTGACTTGCCCTTGGTCTTACCCTGAAAGGATATAAGCAAGCTGTTACATAATCTCCAACTTTCTGTGACCTTTATATAATGTAAGATAACTCTTCTAACATCCAGACTATGTAAACTTAATTCTTGATCGTTAGTTGGTGTGTTGTAAAATGATGGTAGTATCACCTCCTGAGATCTGTGGAAGTCCGTAACCACTTTTGGAAGAAAGGCTGGGTCAGGAGATAATACGACTCGGTCTTCTCTAATGGTCATGTAAGGAGTCTGTATAGAGAAGGCTCTAATTTCACTTACTCTACGGGCTGACGTTATTGCCAATAGAAAAGCCAGTTTATAAGACAGGAATTTAATACTGCAGTCTGCTAAAGGTTCAAAGGGATTAGCAGTAAGTCCGTTCAAGACAAGGTTCAGATCCCAAGGCGGAACCCTGGACCTGATCGTGGGACACAATCTGGAGGTTGCTTTTACAAATCTTTTAATCCACTGATGTTCAGCTAGTTTATAGTCATAGAGTGCACTGAGGGCGGAGATCTGTACCTTGATGGTGCTAGGCCTGAGGTGCTTGTTTAGACCCTCTTGTAAGAATTGTAAGATTAAAGGAATGTCAGGAGGAGCTAGGACATTAACAGGTttatttacaaatttacaaaatGCTATCCATGTACGTAGATATATAGTAGAGGTAACTTTCTTTCTACTGGCTAGCAACGTGGTGATTACTTCGGATGAAAGGCCTCTGTCTATCAACAATTGCCTCTCAACAGCCATGCCGTCAGGTGAAGGTTCTGAACCTGAGGGTGAAATACTGGGCCCTGGGCGAGGAGATCTGCCCTGTCCGGAAGAATCCATGGGTCTGTCAGAGACATCTTCCTGAGCCAAGTAAACCACACCCTTCTTGGCCAAAAGGGCGCTATTAGAATTATGTGGGCcctgtcctgcctgatctttCTGACTACTCTTGGGATTAGTCTGATGGGTGGGAATGCGTACAGTAGGCCTTTGTCCCAAGGCTGGGCTAGTGCATCTAGAGCCCTGGGCTTGTCTGCAGGACATAGGGAAAAGAACTCTTGGGTCTTTCTGTTCTTCCGCGATGCGAAGAGGTCTATCTCCGGTGATCCCCACATTCTGCATATCTGTAGAAATAC
The nucleotide sequence above comes from Dendropsophus ebraccatus isolate aDenEbr1 chromosome 8, aDenEbr1.pat, whole genome shotgun sequence. Encoded proteins:
- the LOC138798931 gene encoding uncharacterized protein — translated: MQNVGITGDRPLRIAEEQKDPRVLFPMSCRQAQGSRCTSPALGQRPTVRIPTHQTNPKSSQKDQAGQGPHNSNSALLAKKGVVYLAQEDVSDRPMDSSGQGRSPRPGPSISPSGSEPSPDGMAVERQLLIDRGLSSEVITTLLASRKKVTSTIYLRTWIAFCKFVNKPVNVLAPPDIPLILQFLQEGLNKHLRPSTIKVQISALSALYDYKLAEHQWIKRFVKATSRLCPTIRSRVPPWDLNLVLNGLTANPFEPLADCSIKFLSYKLAFLLAITSARRVSEIRAFSIQTPYMTIREDRVVLSPDPAFLPKVVTDFHRSQEVILPSFYNTPTNDQELSLHSLDVRRVILHYIKVTESWRLCNSLLISFQGKTKGKSASTQTIARWVKQAVGECYRVKNMTPPVGFGAHSTRAVATSWAERAAVSIDQICRAATWSTPHTFFRHYRLQLSSTEDLTFGRSVLQAVVPP